The Cytophagales bacterium genomic sequence TCATGTTTATTCTTTGAGGGAATTGACTTGCTCCGGTGAGGACATTACTACCCTGGAGCCAATTCGCAACTTAAAACAGCTTCGAATATTGAAATGTTCAGGCACATCTGTTAGTTCCCTTGAGCCTGTTGCTGAACTTGAAAATCTGGTATGGCTCAAAATAAACAAGAATAAGCTCACCAGCCTGGAACTGATTAAGAACCTTGTCAATCTTCAAAAGCTTGAATGCAGCGGGCAGGATATCTCCTCCCTGGCGCCTTTAAAAAACCTGGTGAATTTGATAGAGCTTGACTGCTCTGACAATGAGCTGGAAGATATTGAGCCGCTCAGATATCTTGACAGCCTGGAAAGAGTTGACTTTTCACTCAATACAGATATAAGCAATATTGAACCGGTACGAAAGCTGACTAAATTAGTAGAGCTGCGTTTTGGTAAAATAGACATCAAATCGCTTGAACCTGTAAAGAATTTGACCAACCTGATAGAGCTGGATTGTTTTAATACTGAAATTTCATCCCTCGAGCCATTAAAGGGGCTCCGCAAGCTTGCCTTGCTCAATTGCAGCTATACAAAGATAACAACCCTTGACCCGATAAGCAAGCACCGGTATATTGCCTGGCTTTATATTTCAGGAAACACCATTGATGATATTGGCTTTTTAAAAAATTTTACTTTTCTCAAAGAGTTGGATATATCAAAAACTTCTGTGAGCAGCCTTGATGCTATCCAAAAACTTGAGTTTATTGAAATGCTAAAGTGCTTTTATACCAAAATTTCCAAAGAGGAGGTGCAGCGTTTTAAGAAGAAGCATCCGAGATGTGCGATCACTTATTATTAAATTTTAGCAGTTTCTGAATTTCTTTTTTAGAAATGCTGTCTTTCTCTCCTTTATCGTAAATAGTAAGCAAGTAAATTTCTTTATCAATCGTAACAACAAAAATAATCACTCTTGCACCGCCACTTTTACCTTTTCCTTTACTGGCAATAGCTAAGCGATTTTTATAAACATTATTTCCCAAATGGATTCCTGATGTTGGATTTTTTAAGAGTTGTTTTTTAAACTCCTTGACATCTTCTTTTAAAGAATGGTATTTTTTAGCAAGTTTTTTGAGTTGTTTGCTAAATTCAGGAGAGTAAATAATATTAAAGCTCATCTAAAAGTTGGTCAAGAGAGTTTTTTTTAATTTTTCCTTGTTGCATTAGCTTAACCTCTTTTAATCCCTGTTCAATACTTGCAAGAATTTCTTCTTTAGTAGGTTCATCCTCTTGCTGAACCTTAACAAAATTAAAACTCTTAACAAGTTCCATAAAGAAAGGAAATTTGTTATCCGGAATATGTAAAGTAAGTTGTTTCATTTTAGATTGTACTTTAAATTAAGCGTACGTCTGTCTGGCTTTAGCATCTCTAAGAACAGCATCAAGATTAAACAGCACATACTTTTTATCTTCTTCTGCGAGTTTGTTAATGTCATTTAATCGCTCCAACATATTCGGGTCTTTAAGTATATTTATATCTTCCGTTGAACCTTTATTTATAAGGTTTATGCAAATATACGACACTTAAACGGTAAAAAAAAATTTAAAAAGTTTTGTTGGTTGAGATACTTTCACTCCAAACTAACCACCAGGTCATCCGCATTTACCATGGCGCCTTCTTTTAAGTTCACAGCTTTGATTTTAATGCTGCCGGGGGCAGTGATGATTGTTTCCATTTTCATCGCTTCAATGATGAACAACGGTTCATTCTTTTTCACTTTCTGACCATTTTTTACAAATATTTTAGACAGCATACCCTGAAGCGGAGTTCCGATCTGCCTTGGATCACCCGGTTCAATTTTCAGATTTTCAACCTTTTCAACTTCAAGAGACCGGTCATGAACTTCAATGTTTCTTGTCTGTCCGTTTACCTTAAAGAAGACGGTGCGGTTTCCTTCTTCATTGGGAGGCCCGACAGAAAGCAGCTTTACAACAATGGCTTTACCCTCGGCTATTTCAATGATGGTCTCTTCATTTGGCTGCATCCCGAAAAAGAAATTGGTGGTGGGTATCTTTGAAATATCACCAAATTCCATGTGCTTCTTCAATGATGCTTCATATACTTTCGGGTATAATTTATGGGAGAGGAAATCAGTAAATACAAGCTCCCGGTCAAAATCCGGCTGGAACTTTTTCAAAAATTCGGCAAATTCCTTTTTAATGTCAACCGGCTGAAGGTGGGCATTGGGGCGGTTTTTATAGGGCTTTTTGTCCTTCAGCACTAACTTCTGTAGTTTTTTTGGAAATCCATTGACAGGCTGTCCGATATCTCCCATGAAAAACGATTGCACCGATTCCGGGAATGAAATGCTTTCACCTTTTTGCAGGATATCTTCTTTGGTGAGGCCATTGGAAACCATATAAAGCGCCATGTCACCCACCACTTTGGAACTGGGGGTTACTTTGATCACGTTTCCAAACAACTCATTCACCTCTGCATAAGCTTCTTTTATGCGTCCAAATTTATCGCCCAGGCCAAGTGCAGTTGCTTGCGGCTTTAAATTAGAATATTGGCCACCGGGTATTTCGTGAATGAAGACTTCTGCCGTACTTGCTTTTAATCCCGATTCAAAAGGATAGTAATACTCCCGCACGGTTTCCCAGTAATTGGAGAATTTATTCAATGATGTGATGTCAAATTTATTTTCCCTTTTATGGAATTGCATCATTTCAACTATAGAATTAAAATTGGGCTGTGAGGTTAAGCCAGATAAGCCTCCCAATGCCACATCAACCACATCCACTCCTGCTTCAATGGCTTTAAGATAAGTGGCAGCCTGGAGGGAAGAAGTATCGTGTGTATGCAAGTGTATCGGGATCTTCACCGTTTCTTTTAAAGCCGTTACCAGTTCAGTAGCAGCATAAGGTTTTAACAAACCACTCATATCCTTGATCGCCAGAATATGTGCCCCGGCATCCTCCATCTCTTTTGCTACCTGCAGGTAATACTTTAAAGAATATTTTGTTTTATTAACATCAAGAATATCGCCTGTATAACATATTGCCCCTTCGGCTATGCCCCCGGTTCGTTTCCTGACGTACCGGATACAAGGTGCAATATTTTCCATCCAGTTCATAGAATCAAATATTCTGAAAATATCAACACCCGTTTCCCACGATTTTTCAACAAAGCTTTCAATGAGGTTGTCGGGATAGGCAGAATATCCCACCCCGTTTGAGCCCCTTATCAGCATTTGTAAAAGTATGTTGGGAATGGCTTTGCGAAGGTCAGCCAAACGCTTCCAGGGATTTTCATATAAAAACCTTAAGCACACATCAAAGGTTGCTCCGCCCCATACTTCTAAGCTAAATGTTTGCGGATGATTTTTGGCAAAGCTTTCTGCTACCTTCAGCATATCATAAGTGCGCATGCGGGTTGCCAAAAGAGATTGGTGTGCGTCTCTGAAAGTTGTATCCGTATAATGGATCTTTTTCTCATCCTTCAGCCATTTTGAAAATTTATCCGCTCCTAATTTGGTTAAAAGGTCTTTTGTCCCTTTTGGGTATTGCTGGTAATGTTTGTAGGGTGGAACTTCGGGAGCATGAAACTGTTTATTCTTATCAATATATTTAACATCAGGGTTGTTGTTTACGATTATATCTCCGAGATATTTCACGATCTTCGTTGCCCTGTCAAGCCGTTTATCCCATTTAAAAAGTTCCTTATTTTCATTGATGAAATTAACGGTTGCCTTTCCTTCACGGAATATCTTATGATTAACAATATTTTCCAGGAACTGGATATTAAGCTTAACCCCCCTGATCCTGAACTCCTGCAAAGCCCTGTTCATTCTTCTGCAGGCGCCATCCAAAGTCCTTGAGTGTGCTGATACTTTTACCAGCAATGAATCAAAAAACGGGCTGATCTTTACGCCCTGGTAGATGCTGCCAACATCTAGCCTGATGCCAAAGCCCGCAGCGCTTCTGTAAGTTATGATGGTTCCATAGTCGGGTTTAAAGTCATTTTCAGGGTCTTCCGTAGTGATCCTGCATTGAATAGCGTAGCCATTGGTGGTGACAGATCCCTGGTTTGGTATTTTGATCTGTTTGTCCTGTAGTTTGTATCCCCCGGCAATAAATATCTGTGTTTTGATCAGGTCAATACCCGTCACCATTTCAGTTACAGTATGCTCAACCTGTATCCTGGGGTTTACTTCTATAAAATAAATATTAGAAGCTGATTGTTCCTTGCCAACTGCCGACTGCTGACTACTGACTGCTGACTGCCGGCTGCTACTCCATTCTTCCCCTATTCCCTTATTTCCTCTATTTCCTTTATTTACAAGAAATTCTACCGTACCCGCATTATTATAATTAACAGCCCGGGCAATTTTCAGGGCATACTCATACAATTCGTCCTTAATATTTTGTTCCAGGCCAAAGGATGGGGCAAACTCTGTTACTTTCTGAAACCTCCTTTGTACAGAGCAATCTCTTTCAAACAGGTGAACAATATTTCCATAATTGTCCCCGACAATCTGGACTTCAATATGCTTGGGATTTTCTATAAATTTTTCAATGAGCAGTGTGCCGTCTCCGAATGCGTTAAGCGCCTCACGTTGTGCTTCATAAAATGCGTTCTCCATTTCTTCCTTGTTCCTGACCACACGCATTCCCCTTCCTCCACCGCCTGCAGTGGCTTTGAGCATTACGGGGAAACCGATTCTTTGGGCTTCTTTCAAGGCAGCAGCGGCATCCTTTAAATCTCCGGCATTACCTTCTATGACCGGGATGTTGTTTTGTTTTGCGATCTTGCGGGCAGAGATCTTGTCGCCTAATGCTGAGATTACTTCAGGCCTTGGCCCGATGAAGATTATCCCGTTTTCTTCACACTTGCTGGCAAACCGGCTGTTCTCCGATAAAAATCCATAGCCCGGATGAATTGCATCCACATTTTTTTCCCTGGCAATGTTGATGATCTCGTCAATATCAAGGTAGGGTTTCAGAGGTTCGTTATCTTTGCCAACCTGGTAAGATTCGTCCGCTTTATACCTGTGCTGCGAATAGCGGTCTTCATAAGTATAAATAGCCACAGTCTTTAAGCCGATCTCTACACAAGCCCTGAATATCCGAATAGCAATCTCACCCCTGTTTGCAACCAATATTTTTTTGATTTTCATCCTGTACATAATTTAAGCAGCTATAAAATTATGTATTTTTTTTTAAAACAGGTAGTAAAAATTTTTAAAATTAAAAAAGTAGGGCTATATTTGTATATCAAACAAAAAATTATACTTAAATAAGCAAGCTTAACAAGACGATCCGGTCCTGCCATCTTTATCATAGTTGTACAGTAACATACAAAATAGCGAGGCTAAATACAGCAAAATAGATAATTTGTCAAAGTAAATTGAATAAAAAACAGGTGTCTTTTTCTGCTACTGCACGCCAAGCACATTCAAATTTTGCTTTGAGATTATTGATTTTTAAAGGTAAAGCAAAATTTGTAAGAGCTTGCCTTTTTCATCCTGAAAAAAATGTTGAAAACTTTTTAATAAAATTACTCTCGAAAGAGAAATAATATATGTACATTTGCCAAAATTTGTCAATAATAATTATGTCAAATGAAGACCTTCGGTGAAATCATTAGAGCAGAAAGGGTAAAAAGAGGACTGTACCTTCGACAGGTGGCTGCAGGAACAGACATTGACCAAACTATCATCAGCAAATTTGAAACAGGAGAACGAAAACCAAACAGAGAACAAGTATTAAGAATTGTAAAATTTTATGGATTTAAAGAAGATGACTTACTAATTGCTTGGCTCAGCGACAAAGTCACCTATGATCTACAGAATGAGAAACTTGCCGATAAAGTTTTAAAGGTAGCAGAAAAAAAAATAGCTTATAAAACCAAAAAAAAACAAAATAAACACATCAGGTAAACAATGAATGAAAATCAAATACTTAATCTGATTACAACCCTCGGTTTTGAAATAAAAGAGGATAATCTATACTCCAAAAAATATGGTCAGGACGACTATACGATAGTAGTTGATTTTGGCAAAAAGAAAATAAGCTATGGAGACAAAATAAAAAGAGGAGATGAAACAACTTCTAACCTTTTTCATGCCGAAAACCTTGTTGTTTTAGAGTGTATCAACAGGCTTCTGGAGAAAGGCTATGAACCTGAGGACTTACATCTTGAAAAGAAATGGAAATTAGGACGATCTGGAAAGAGCGGTAAAGCTGATATTTCAGTAAAAGGCAAAGACGGAAAAAGTCTGATCATTATTGAATGTAAGACATTTGGCAATGAATATATAAAGGAACTTAAACGGATGGGTTCTAACGGTGGTCAGCTTTTCTCTTACTTTCAGCAAGATAAAAACACACGTTATCTGTGCCTTTATGCTTCCGAACTAAGTGGGAACAATAAAATAGAGACACAACAAACCATCATAAAAGTTGATGATTCTACTGCTGAAAAAGTTGAGCAGCAGGAAAAACCCAATGAAATCTTAATCTTTGAACAGGCTAAGACAGTGAAGGAACTTGTTGAGGTTTGGAAGAAAAAAGACAAGAAAAAAAAGGACAAGATAACTACTACCACAGGTATTTTTGAAGAAGGTATTGAGCCATACAATCCCGGTTATAAACCGATTCGAATAAAACAACTAAAAGAGTTTGAAAAAGGTGATACCGGAAAAACATTCAATGTTTTTGAGGAAATCCTTCGACATAATAATATTTCAGACCGTTCAAATGCCTTTAACCGCATTATTTCACTGATTCTTGCCAAAATTGTTGACGAAACTAAAGGAGCTGATGAAATTGCCGGATTTCAGGTAAAAACCGGTATTGATGATGCTGAAGCATTACAAGAACGTTTGCAAAGGCTTTACTCTAAGGCCATGAAAGATTTCCTTCATGAAACGGTTATAGATTATACAATGAATGACATTAAAGAACTTGTTCAGAATTTCCCCCGTCAAACTACACAGGAAAATCTAATGCAAATTTACCGGGAATTGAAATTTTACCACAATAATGAATTTGCCTTTAAGGAAGTTTACAATAAAGAACTATTTGAAGCAAATGCGGCAGTGCTGGAAGAAGTTGTAAAACTGTTTCAGCCATTCAAGTTTAAATACAACCGCAAAGCTCAGTTTTTAGGCGACCTCTTTGAAAATTTGTTAGAAAGCGGATTTAAGCAAACAGAAGGGCAGTTCTTTACTCCTACTCCCATAGCTAAATTCATCATTTCTTCTTTACCGCTCAAGGAATTGATTATTGAAAAACTTGAAAACGAAGATAAGCGAATCCTTCCACAAGTAATTGACTTTGCATGCGGAAGCGGCCATTTTTTAACGGAAACCATTGAAGATATTCAAAGTATCATAAAGAACATTGATTCGGATAATCCTCAGCTCAAAGAATACAGGGAAAATACATTATGGGCAGCAGATTTTATTTTCGGTATTGAAAAAGATTACCGTTTGGCCCGGACCAGCCAGGTTGCCTGTTATATGCACGGAGACGGAGAAGCCAATATTATTTTTGGTGATGGGTTGGAATTACATGAACGAATTCCTAAAAATGACACTTTTGACGTTCTCGTAGCCAATCCACCTTACGCCATTAGATATTTCAAAAATCATTTGAGAAGGGATGCTTTACCCAAATATGCGTTACTTGACGAGCTTAGTGATGATGCAAAGGAAATTGAAGTAATGTTTATAGAACGCATGAAGCAATTGCTACGCCCCGGAGGTGTAGCCGGTATTTTCCTGCCAAGTACAATATTATCTAATCCTGGCATTTATGCTAAAGCAAGGGAAATTATCCTGAAATACTTCGAAATTAAAGCAATAGTTGAATTTGGCAGTGTAACATTTAGTGCCACAAGTGCTATAACAGTTGCTTTATTTCTAAAACGGAGGGATGATGATTTTGTTAAGAATTGCGAATATATTGCAGAGGACTTTATTCTTAACAACAAAGAGCGGAAAAACGATTTTGTCGAAAGCGAACAACTATTTAAAGAATATGTTGAATTATTTGAACTGAACTTTGAGGATTTCAAATCTCTTATTTCTCGTCAACCCAATGAAAACATACAAAAGACTGAATTCTACAAAAACTACAGGACATGGTTTGTGAACCTAACTAATGTTAAAAACCAAAAGGAAAAGTATGACAAGGCATTATCAAGAGAAGAAAATGAATTAAAACAACTAAAAGACAAGGAGAAAATTGAACAGCAGAAACAATTAATTCAAACGTTAAAAGAGGAACATAATAAAGAATTGGAAAGTTTATTCTATGATAAAGTTTTACAATTGGAAAAAGAGAAGTTTCTTTATTTTTTGCTTACACATCGTTTAGAAATAAAATCAACCGATGATGAAAAAATTGAGAAGACAGTAATACCACAAAAAATACTCCTAATTAAATCCGGGCGTAGCAATGTTGAGCAAAAAAACTTTTTGGGTTATTCTTTCAGTGACCGTAGAGGGTATAAAGGTATGGACTTTAAAGGCGATACAAAACTCTATGATTCTGAAAATCTCTTTAATCCTTCTAAAGTAAATGGATATATTTATAAATCATTCGAAACTGATAAGATCAAAATAAATCAAACAATTAGTGAGCATATTTCTCAATTAAACCTTTTAGACTGTTTGAATTTTACGAACATTAAATTTGCTAATACCGTTAATTTTAAAGCCGAATATAAAGTCGAGTTTCAGAGTAAATATGTATTAAAACAGCTTGACACAGTTTGTGAGTTTCAAAGTGGTTTATGGAAAGGGAAACAGGAACCTTA encodes the following:
- a CDS encoding helix-turn-helix transcriptional regulator codes for the protein MKTFGEIIRAERVKRGLYLRQVAAGTDIDQTIISKFETGERKPNREQVLRIVKFYGFKEDDLLIAWLSDKVTYDLQNEKLADKVLKVAEKKIAYKTKKKQNKHIR
- a CDS encoding pyruvate carboxylase, whose product is MKIKKILVANRGEIAIRIFRACVEIGLKTVAIYTYEDRYSQHRYKADESYQVGKDNEPLKPYLDIDEIINIAREKNVDAIHPGYGFLSENSRFASKCEENGIIFIGPRPEVISALGDKISARKIAKQNNIPVIEGNAGDLKDAAAALKEAQRIGFPVMLKATAGGGGRGMRVVRNKEEMENAFYEAQREALNAFGDGTLLIEKFIENPKHIEVQIVGDNYGNIVHLFERDCSVQRRFQKVTEFAPSFGLEQNIKDELYEYALKIARAVNYNNAGTVEFLVNKGNRGNKGIGEEWSSSRQSAVSSQQSAVGKEQSASNIYFIEVNPRIQVEHTVTEMVTGIDLIKTQIFIAGGYKLQDKQIKIPNQGSVTTNGYAIQCRITTEDPENDFKPDYGTIITYRSAAGFGIRLDVGSIYQGVKISPFFDSLLVKVSAHSRTLDGACRRMNRALQEFRIRGVKLNIQFLENIVNHKIFREGKATVNFINENKELFKWDKRLDRATKIVKYLGDIIVNNNPDVKYIDKNKQFHAPEVPPYKHYQQYPKGTKDLLTKLGADKFSKWLKDEKKIHYTDTTFRDAHQSLLATRMRTYDMLKVAESFAKNHPQTFSLEVWGGATFDVCLRFLYENPWKRLADLRKAIPNILLQMLIRGSNGVGYSAYPDNLIESFVEKSWETGVDIFRIFDSMNWMENIAPCIRYVRKRTGGIAEGAICYTGDILDVNKTKYSLKYYLQVAKEMEDAGAHILAIKDMSGLLKPYAATELVTALKETVKIPIHLHTHDTSSLQAATYLKAIEAGVDVVDVALGGLSGLTSQPNFNSIVEMMQFHKRENKFDITSLNKFSNYWETVREYYYPFESGLKASTAEVFIHEIPGGQYSNLKPQATALGLGDKFGRIKEAYAEVNELFGNVIKVTPSSKVVGDMALYMVSNGLTKEDILQKGESISFPESVQSFFMGDIGQPVNGFPKKLQKLVLKDKKPYKNRPNAHLQPVDIKKEFAEFLKKFQPDFDRELVFTDFLSHKLYPKVYEASLKKHMEFGDISKIPTTNFFFGMQPNEETIIEIAEGKAIVVKLLSVGPPNEEGNRTVFFKVNGQTRNIEVHDRSLEVEKVENLKIEPGDPRQIGTPLQGMLSKIFVKNGQKVKKNEPLFIIEAMKMETIITAPGSIKIKAVNLKEGAMVNADDLVVSLE
- a CDS encoding N-6 DNA methylase, coding for MNENQILNLITTLGFEIKEDNLYSKKYGQDDYTIVVDFGKKKISYGDKIKRGDETTSNLFHAENLVVLECINRLLEKGYEPEDLHLEKKWKLGRSGKSGKADISVKGKDGKSLIIIECKTFGNEYIKELKRMGSNGGQLFSYFQQDKNTRYLCLYASELSGNNKIETQQTIIKVDDSTAEKVEQQEKPNEILIFEQAKTVKELVEVWKKKDKKKKDKITTTTGIFEEGIEPYNPGYKPIRIKQLKEFEKGDTGKTFNVFEEILRHNNISDRSNAFNRIISLILAKIVDETKGADEIAGFQVKTGIDDAEALQERLQRLYSKAMKDFLHETVIDYTMNDIKELVQNFPRQTTQENLMQIYRELKFYHNNEFAFKEVYNKELFEANAAVLEEVVKLFQPFKFKYNRKAQFLGDLFENLLESGFKQTEGQFFTPTPIAKFIISSLPLKELIIEKLENEDKRILPQVIDFACGSGHFLTETIEDIQSIIKNIDSDNPQLKEYRENTLWAADFIFGIEKDYRLARTSQVACYMHGDGEANIIFGDGLELHERIPKNDTFDVLVANPPYAIRYFKNHLRRDALPKYALLDELSDDAKEIEVMFIERMKQLLRPGGVAGIFLPSTILSNPGIYAKAREIILKYFEIKAIVEFGSVTFSATSAITVALFLKRRDDDFVKNCEYIAEDFILNNKERKNDFVESEQLFKEYVELFELNFEDFKSLISRQPNENIQKTEFYKNYRTWFVNLTNVKNQKEKYDKALSREENELKQLKDKEKIEQQKQLIQTLKEEHNKELESLFYDKVLQLEKEKFLYFLLTHRLEIKSTDDEKIEKTVIPQKILLIKSGRSNVEQKNFLGYSFSDRRGYKGMDFKGDTKLYDSENLFNPSKVNGYIYKSFETDKIKINQTISEHISQLNLLDCLNFTNIKFANTVNFKAEYKVEFQSKYVLKQLDTVCEFQSGLWKGKQEPYQTIKVLRNTDFISNGYLSYESPAVIEVEERQLTSRQLEYGDIILERSGGSETQNIGRVAYFDYKGAEIYSFGNFTSRIRPLTDKELLPKFLWIILNEFYNQGGTLYHQSGIRIKNLNTTGYKSVKIPIPPVEIQRQIIREVEKAQKKGKENEISTILSSYLE